A single genomic interval of Corvus cornix cornix isolate S_Up_H32 chromosome 1, ASM73873v5, whole genome shotgun sequence harbors:
- the KCNJ15 gene encoding ATP-sensitive inward rectifier potassium channel 15 isoform X1, protein MQEEHFCVYASWLRLADNVLPGSSGNVLVRSLAAGITLMSRTEAVRMEPTKINMSRVPLVNGGIDTAMLKAHKPRVMSKSGHSNVRIDKVDGIYLLYLQDLWTTVIDMKWRYKLTLFAATFVMTWFLFGVIYYAIAFLHGDLEMNKFSPKREPCVKNVDSLTGAFLFSLESQTTIGYGFRFITEECPHAIFLLVAQLVITTLIEIFITGTFLAKIARPKKRAETIKFSHCAVITKHNGELCLVIRVANMRKSLLIQCQLSGKLLQTYETKEGERILLNQASVKFNVDSSSESPFLILPLTFYHILDESSPLRDLTPQNLKEKDFELVVLLNATVESTSAVCQSRTSYIPEEIHWGYEFVPVVSLSPNGKYVADFSQFEKIRRSTDSTFYSVDSEKQKLEEKYRQEDQRERELRTMLLQQSNV, encoded by the exons ATGCAAGAGGAACATTTTTGCGTGTATGCAAGCTGGCTTCGGCTCGCTGATAATGTGCTCCCTGGAAGCAGTGGTAATGTGCTGGTTAGatccctggctgctggaatTACCTTAATGTCAAG GACTGAAGCAGTGAGGATGGAACCCACGAAGATCAACATGTCCCGCGTGCCCCTGGTCAACGGTGGCATCGACACCGCCATGCTCAAGGCACACAAACCCCGCGTGATGTCCAAGAGCGGCCACAGCAACGTGAGGATTGACAAAGTCGATGGCATTTACCTGCTCTACCTGCAGGATCTGTGGACTACAGTCATAGACATGAAGTGGAGGTACAAACTCACCCTGTTTGCTGCTACTTTTGTCATGACCTGGTTCCTCTTTGGGGTGATCTACTACGCCATCGCTTTCCTTCACGGGGACTTGGAAATGAACAAGTTCTCCCCAAAGCGGGAGCCGTGCGTGAAGAACGTGGACTCCCTGACTGGGGCATTCCTCTTCTCCCTGGAGTCCCAGACAACCATTGGCTATGGATTTCGTTTCATCACAGAAGAGTGTCCCCACGCCATCTTCTTGCTTGTGGCCCAGCTGGTCATCACCACCCTGATTGAGATCTTCATCACAGGTACCTTCCTGGCCAAGATTGCGAGGCCGAAGAAAAGGGCAGAGACCATTAAATTCAGCCACTGCGCCGTCATCACCAAACACAACGGGGAGCTTTGCCTGGTGATCAGAGTGGCAAACATGAGGAAGAGCCTCCTGATACAGTGTCAGCTCTCTGGGAAGCTTCTTCAGACCTACGAAACCAAAGAAGGGGAGAGGATTCTGCTGAACCAAGCCAGTGTCAAATTCAATGTTGACTCCTCTTCGGAGAGTCCATTTCTCATTTTGCCTTTAACCTTCTACCACATTTTGGATGAAAGCAGCCCTCTGAGAGACCTCACACCTCAAAACCTCAAGGAGAAGGACTTTGAGCTTGTGGTGCTCCTGAACGCCACGGTGGAGTCCACCAGTGCTGTCTGCCAGAGCAGGACTTCCTACATCCCTGAGGAGATCCACTGGGGCTACGAGTTCGTGCCTGTGGTTTCCCTCTCTCCAAACGGAAAGTACGTGGCGGATTTCAGCCAGTTTGAGAAGATCAGGAGAAGCACAGATTCTACTTTTTACAGTGTGGactctgaaaagcaaaagctggaggagaaatACAGGCAGGAAGACCAAAGAGAGAGGGAACTGAGAACAATGTTGTTACAGCAAAGTAATGTTTGA
- the KCNJ15 gene encoding ATP-sensitive inward rectifier potassium channel 15 isoform X3 codes for MEPTKINMSRVPLVNGGIDTAMLKAHKPRVMSKSGHSNVRIDKVDGIYLLYLQDLWTTVIDMKWRYKLTLFAATFVMTWFLFGVIYYAIAFLHGDLEMNKFSPKREPCVKNVDSLTGAFLFSLESQTTIGYGFRFITEECPHAIFLLVAQLVITTLIEIFITGTFLAKIARPKKRAETIKFSHCAVITKHNGELCLVIRVANMRKSLLIQCQLSGKLLQTYETKEGERILLNQASVKFNVDSSSESPFLILPLTFYHILDESSPLRDLTPQNLKEKDFELVVLLNATVESTSAVCQSRTSYIPEEIHWGYEFVPVVSLSPNGKYVADFSQFEKIRRSTDSTFYSVDSEKQKLEEKYRQEDQRERELRTMLLQQSNV; via the coding sequence ATGGAACCCACGAAGATCAACATGTCCCGCGTGCCCCTGGTCAACGGTGGCATCGACACCGCCATGCTCAAGGCACACAAACCCCGCGTGATGTCCAAGAGCGGCCACAGCAACGTGAGGATTGACAAAGTCGATGGCATTTACCTGCTCTACCTGCAGGATCTGTGGACTACAGTCATAGACATGAAGTGGAGGTACAAACTCACCCTGTTTGCTGCTACTTTTGTCATGACCTGGTTCCTCTTTGGGGTGATCTACTACGCCATCGCTTTCCTTCACGGGGACTTGGAAATGAACAAGTTCTCCCCAAAGCGGGAGCCGTGCGTGAAGAACGTGGACTCCCTGACTGGGGCATTCCTCTTCTCCCTGGAGTCCCAGACAACCATTGGCTATGGATTTCGTTTCATCACAGAAGAGTGTCCCCACGCCATCTTCTTGCTTGTGGCCCAGCTGGTCATCACCACCCTGATTGAGATCTTCATCACAGGTACCTTCCTGGCCAAGATTGCGAGGCCGAAGAAAAGGGCAGAGACCATTAAATTCAGCCACTGCGCCGTCATCACCAAACACAACGGGGAGCTTTGCCTGGTGATCAGAGTGGCAAACATGAGGAAGAGCCTCCTGATACAGTGTCAGCTCTCTGGGAAGCTTCTTCAGACCTACGAAACCAAAGAAGGGGAGAGGATTCTGCTGAACCAAGCCAGTGTCAAATTCAATGTTGACTCCTCTTCGGAGAGTCCATTTCTCATTTTGCCTTTAACCTTCTACCACATTTTGGATGAAAGCAGCCCTCTGAGAGACCTCACACCTCAAAACCTCAAGGAGAAGGACTTTGAGCTTGTGGTGCTCCTGAACGCCACGGTGGAGTCCACCAGTGCTGTCTGCCAGAGCAGGACTTCCTACATCCCTGAGGAGATCCACTGGGGCTACGAGTTCGTGCCTGTGGTTTCCCTCTCTCCAAACGGAAAGTACGTGGCGGATTTCAGCCAGTTTGAGAAGATCAGGAGAAGCACAGATTCTACTTTTTACAGTGTGGactctgaaaagcaaaagctggaggagaaatACAGGCAGGAAGACCAAAGAGAGAGGGAACTGAGAACAATGTTGTTACAGCAAAGTAATGTTTGA
- the KCNJ15 gene encoding ATP-sensitive inward rectifier potassium channel 15 isoform X2 gives MSLFRALKKTCSLIKKSLFSRETTEAVRMEPTKINMSRVPLVNGGIDTAMLKAHKPRVMSKSGHSNVRIDKVDGIYLLYLQDLWTTVIDMKWRYKLTLFAATFVMTWFLFGVIYYAIAFLHGDLEMNKFSPKREPCVKNVDSLTGAFLFSLESQTTIGYGFRFITEECPHAIFLLVAQLVITTLIEIFITGTFLAKIARPKKRAETIKFSHCAVITKHNGELCLVIRVANMRKSLLIQCQLSGKLLQTYETKEGERILLNQASVKFNVDSSSESPFLILPLTFYHILDESSPLRDLTPQNLKEKDFELVVLLNATVESTSAVCQSRTSYIPEEIHWGYEFVPVVSLSPNGKYVADFSQFEKIRRSTDSTFYSVDSEKQKLEEKYRQEDQRERELRTMLLQQSNV, from the exons ATGTCTCTCTTCAGGGCATTAAAGAAAACCTGCTCACTAATCAAAAAGAGCCTCTTCTCTAGAGAAAC GACTGAAGCAGTGAGGATGGAACCCACGAAGATCAACATGTCCCGCGTGCCCCTGGTCAACGGTGGCATCGACACCGCCATGCTCAAGGCACACAAACCCCGCGTGATGTCCAAGAGCGGCCACAGCAACGTGAGGATTGACAAAGTCGATGGCATTTACCTGCTCTACCTGCAGGATCTGTGGACTACAGTCATAGACATGAAGTGGAGGTACAAACTCACCCTGTTTGCTGCTACTTTTGTCATGACCTGGTTCCTCTTTGGGGTGATCTACTACGCCATCGCTTTCCTTCACGGGGACTTGGAAATGAACAAGTTCTCCCCAAAGCGGGAGCCGTGCGTGAAGAACGTGGACTCCCTGACTGGGGCATTCCTCTTCTCCCTGGAGTCCCAGACAACCATTGGCTATGGATTTCGTTTCATCACAGAAGAGTGTCCCCACGCCATCTTCTTGCTTGTGGCCCAGCTGGTCATCACCACCCTGATTGAGATCTTCATCACAGGTACCTTCCTGGCCAAGATTGCGAGGCCGAAGAAAAGGGCAGAGACCATTAAATTCAGCCACTGCGCCGTCATCACCAAACACAACGGGGAGCTTTGCCTGGTGATCAGAGTGGCAAACATGAGGAAGAGCCTCCTGATACAGTGTCAGCTCTCTGGGAAGCTTCTTCAGACCTACGAAACCAAAGAAGGGGAGAGGATTCTGCTGAACCAAGCCAGTGTCAAATTCAATGTTGACTCCTCTTCGGAGAGTCCATTTCTCATTTTGCCTTTAACCTTCTACCACATTTTGGATGAAAGCAGCCCTCTGAGAGACCTCACACCTCAAAACCTCAAGGAGAAGGACTTTGAGCTTGTGGTGCTCCTGAACGCCACGGTGGAGTCCACCAGTGCTGTCTGCCAGAGCAGGACTTCCTACATCCCTGAGGAGATCCACTGGGGCTACGAGTTCGTGCCTGTGGTTTCCCTCTCTCCAAACGGAAAGTACGTGGCGGATTTCAGCCAGTTTGAGAAGATCAGGAGAAGCACAGATTCTACTTTTTACAGTGTGGactctgaaaagcaaaagctggaggagaaatACAGGCAGGAAGACCAAAGAGAGAGGGAACTGAGAACAATGTTGTTACAGCAAAGTAATGTTTGA